The genomic stretch AAATTGAATTTACTTTAAAAACAAGGCCTTTTCCCTTCCGCTCAAGCGTAAAATAGTTACAACTAACAGGCTCGATTGTCAAGTGGAAATATCGGCATGGAGGCTATGAAGGGGGAACCCCCCGCGGTTACCGTATCAGCCTTTTCCTCATGAAATACAGGGACAGCATGAAAAATAGCGCGAAGGTGAGGGCAACGTAGAGGATATTCCACCCGCATATCGAGCCGGGATCACCTCCGGTGACCGCCCTGGCAATCCTCGTGAGATGGGTGAGGGGAAACACGAGTGAG from Deltaproteobacteria bacterium encodes the following:
- a CDS encoding ABC transporter permease, giving the protein AVLPTIDMFNLPVFLIVTPMFLFGDTFFPLSNLPRWAQHLSLVFPLTHLTRIARAVTGGDPGSICGWNILYVALTFALFFMLSLYFMRKRLIR